The following proteins are encoded in a genomic region of Synechococcus sp. CBW1002:
- a CDS encoding GIDE domain-containing protein has translation MGWIALVAALAAGFCGWSSLHQGRRLRLLRAARSSSVAELLDLHATVVDGIGGGSFRELVKLEGELVCEEPLQAPWSGEACVAFVDTVTHLYQERVEEQTTDSEGRTTTKSRWEQRSQEVSRLERRCCFRLAQAGQELPVEPEQAELEWESVLSVLEPDDEAAPSGKGQALARQQIRSLGMRRDEEVFRSGGRIFVVAEVSDASGSLALRKPEQEGLFLIRREGEQLLLSRTSRQRRMWAVGSAVLVVTAVVLVVLSLAG, from the coding sequence ATGGGCTGGATCGCCCTGGTCGCGGCCCTGGCCGCCGGGTTCTGCGGCTGGAGCTCCCTGCATCAGGGGCGCCGCCTGCGCCTGCTGCGGGCGGCGCGCAGCAGCAGCGTGGCCGAATTGCTGGATCTGCACGCCACCGTGGTGGATGGCATCGGCGGGGGCTCCTTCCGGGAACTGGTCAAGCTCGAGGGGGAGCTGGTCTGCGAGGAGCCGCTGCAGGCCCCCTGGAGCGGCGAGGCCTGCGTCGCCTTCGTCGATACGGTCACGCACCTGTATCAGGAGCGGGTTGAGGAGCAGACCACCGATTCCGAAGGGCGCACCACCACCAAAAGCCGCTGGGAGCAGCGCTCCCAGGAGGTGAGTCGGCTGGAGCGGCGCTGCTGCTTTCGCCTGGCGCAGGCCGGGCAGGAGCTGCCGGTGGAACCGGAGCAGGCCGAGCTGGAGTGGGAATCGGTGCTCTCCGTCCTCGAACCCGACGACGAGGCGGCGCCTTCCGGCAAGGGTCAGGCTTTGGCGCGTCAGCAGATCCGCAGCCTCGGGATGCGCCGCGATGAGGAGGTGTTCCGCTCAGGTGGGCGGATCTTCGTGGTGGCCGAGGTCAGCGATGCCAGCGGCAGCCTGGCCCTGCGCAAGCCGGAGCAGGAGGGCCTGTTCCTGATCCGCCGCGAAGGTGAGCAGCTGCTGCTGTCACGAACGTCGCGTCAGCGTCGGATGTGGGCCGTGGGCAGCGCCGTGCTTGTCGTCACGGCCGTGGTGCTGGTGGTGCTGAGCTTGGCGGGCTGA
- a CDS encoding pentapeptide repeat-containing protein produces the protein MSQLSDERRTAPAPFRPITLWALLRQSPLLRLLLAVALTLAASLAGLVWVAAAAALLTVGLSLHQLLPPLWQLLRQRIDDPPTARIAAVLALVLALVVITLQLGWWDPLLGIYRRADWEAIGAIGEGVIGAFGQILVASVALMIAWRQVMVDQRLTTQQNRITQAQTIDSFIHGVSELISDDEGLLEDWPLERMLAEGRLAAVLSSIDADGKARILRFLSHARLLTPLRRDHRLGRAILDGQGSYEEDRVAGVPVIQLYQSLRGQDLAGTDLRGIDFNGADLRGTNLEATDLSDANLAGADLGGACLEGARLERTRFFYGPLESATPRQIGLSPDFLSGRGTGALVENINLTGVRLLDPEARHYLAAWSGKRSRQTLPGGCKGLPDRLALRAEEGA, from the coding sequence ATGAGTCAGCTGTCCGACGAGCGCCGCACGGCTCCGGCCCCCTTCCGCCCGATCACCCTCTGGGCCCTGCTGCGCCAGTCGCCCCTGCTGCGGTTGCTGCTGGCGGTGGCGCTCACCCTGGCGGCCTCCCTGGCTGGCCTGGTCTGGGTGGCGGCGGCGGCGGCCCTGCTCACCGTGGGGCTGTCGCTGCATCAGTTGCTGCCGCCGCTCTGGCAATTGCTGCGCCAGCGGATCGACGATCCCCCCACCGCCCGCATCGCGGCCGTGCTGGCGCTGGTGCTGGCCCTGGTGGTGATCACCCTGCAGCTGGGCTGGTGGGATCCCCTGCTGGGGATCTACCGCCGCGCCGACTGGGAGGCGATCGGCGCCATCGGCGAAGGGGTGATCGGCGCCTTCGGGCAGATCCTGGTGGCTTCGGTGGCGCTGATGATCGCCTGGCGGCAGGTGATGGTCGACCAGCGGCTCACCACCCAGCAGAACCGCATCACCCAGGCCCAGACGATCGACAGCTTCATCCACGGCGTCTCCGAGCTGATCAGCGACGACGAAGGCCTGCTGGAAGACTGGCCGCTGGAGCGGATGCTGGCCGAGGGGCGGCTGGCGGCCGTGCTCAGCAGCATCGATGCCGACGGCAAGGCCCGCATCCTGCGCTTTCTCTCCCATGCGCGCCTGCTCACACCGCTGCGGCGCGACCATCGGCTCGGCCGCGCCATCCTCGATGGCCAGGGAAGCTACGAAGAAGACCGGGTGGCCGGCGTGCCCGTGATCCAGCTGTATCAGAGCCTGCGGGGTCAGGACCTGGCCGGCACCGATCTGCGCGGCATTGATTTCAATGGCGCCGACCTGCGCGGCACCAATCTCGAAGCCACCGACCTCAGCGACGCCAACCTGGCCGGTGCCGATCTGGGCGGGGCCTGCCTGGAGGGGGCACGGCTGGAGCGCACCCGCTTCTTCTATGGCCCGCTGGAGAGCGCCACGCCGCGCCAGATCGGTCTCAGCCCTGATTTTCTGAGTGGACGGGGCACCGGCGCCCTGGTGGAGAACATCAATCTCACGGGGGTGCGGCTGCTGGATCCGGAAGCCCGCCACTACCTGGCGGCCTGGAGCGGCAAGCGCTCCCGCCAGACCCTGCCGGGCGGCTGCAAGGGGCTGCCGGATCGGCTGGCGCTCCGCGCCGAGGAGGGCGCCTGA
- the cax gene encoding calcium/proton exchanger, producing MTPRNAIAFGLLVMVPLSALAETLHWGDGAVFATSALAIIPLAIWLSTATEELAISFGPSIGALLNAVFGNATELIIALTALKAGLVEIVKASITGTVMANLLLALGLSMLVGGIGRSEQRFQPVVARVNGSAMTLAVLAILLPSVGSLASGNLAGGGDGGVAAAGRESFSLFVAWVLLAVYGLTLLFSLRTHRTLYAVAEADSEELAHGGERPKVLPWVMVLLLATLALTYESELFVGVVESVTEGFGLTALFTGVVLLPLLGGAAEYLTAVSMARKDKMDLSVSVALGSTLLVALLVVPLLVLLGPSLGHPLDLSFNLYELVAVIAAVVVSNLVSLDGRSDWLEGVLLLATYLILAAGFYFQGGSLP from the coding sequence ATGACCCCCCGGAACGCCATCGCGTTCGGCCTGCTGGTGATGGTGCCCCTGTCGGCCTTGGCCGAAACCCTGCACTGGGGCGATGGGGCGGTGTTCGCCACCTCGGCGCTGGCGATCATTCCCCTGGCGATCTGGCTGAGCACGGCCACCGAGGAGCTGGCCATCAGCTTCGGCCCCTCGATCGGGGCTCTGCTCAATGCCGTGTTCGGCAATGCCACCGAGCTGATCATTGCCCTCACCGCCCTGAAAGCCGGTCTGGTGGAGATCGTCAAGGCCAGCATCACCGGCACGGTGATGGCCAACCTGCTGCTGGCTCTGGGGCTCTCGATGCTGGTCGGTGGCATCGGGCGCAGTGAGCAGCGCTTTCAGCCGGTGGTGGCCCGGGTGAATGGATCGGCCATGACCCTGGCGGTGCTGGCGATCCTGCTGCCCAGTGTCGGCAGCCTCGCCAGCGGCAACCTGGCCGGTGGCGGCGATGGTGGCGTGGCAGCGGCCGGCCGCGAATCCTTCTCCCTGTTCGTGGCCTGGGTGCTGCTGGCGGTCTACGGCCTCACCCTGTTGTTTTCGCTGCGCACCCACCGCACCCTCTATGCCGTGGCCGAAGCCGACAGCGAGGAGCTCGCCCATGGCGGGGAGCGCCCCAAGGTGCTCCCCTGGGTGATGGTGCTGCTGCTGGCCACCCTGGCGCTCACCTATGAATCCGAGCTGTTTGTCGGCGTGGTGGAGAGCGTCACCGAGGGCTTCGGGCTCACGGCCCTGTTCACCGGCGTGGTGTTGCTGCCGCTGCTGGGCGGCGCCGCCGAATACCTCACGGCGGTGAGCATGGCCCGCAAGGACAAGATGGATCTGTCGGTGTCGGTGGCCCTGGGCTCGACCCTGCTGGTGGCCCTGCTGGTGGTGCCCCTGCTGGTGCTGCTGGGGCCCTCCCTGGGCCACCCCCTCGATCTGAGTTTCAACCTCTATGAACTGGTCGCCGTGATCGCCGCCGTGGTGGTGAGCAACCTCGTCAGCCTCGATGGGCGTTCCGACTGGCTGGAGGGGGTGCTGCTGCTGGCGACCTACCTGATTCTGGCCGCAGGTTTCTACTTCCAGGGCGGTTCCCTGCCATGA
- a CDS encoding DUF819 family protein, producing the protein MNDTLAGWALVLGLTAMGFWLGERPGWFGRLGPTLWVLSLGLLASNGLGLRLPESVAEGVNGPLTSVAIVLLLLAVDGRRVWEEGRSLIAPFAAAVVVTCLAALLGALLLGPALGADTPPLAGLFTATYTGGSLNFVSVARALAVRPDLVTLATAADQLVFTVWFLLSLLLGHRRQNNLHLETEAGALDPGARFIPLVWRHWRQWGGQALACLALAVLTMLAATALTAWLEPLLPQVPGLGIVVLTSLALVVAQIPGLRCKALAYPLGLLAIHPFFAVIGLSAAVMALLGEGLNVLIYAALVVAVQAVGVLALARWRRWGLVDTLVSSQAAVGGPSTALALATSCGRQDLAVPGVAVGLIGYMLGTYLGLLMAALVAAPIPT; encoded by the coding sequence ATGAACGACACCCTGGCGGGCTGGGCGCTGGTGCTGGGCCTGACGGCGATGGGCTTCTGGCTGGGCGAGCGCCCCGGCTGGTTCGGGCGGCTCGGCCCCACGCTCTGGGTGCTGAGCCTCGGCCTGCTCGCCTCCAATGGTCTGGGGCTACGCCTGCCGGAATCGGTGGCGGAGGGCGTGAATGGGCCGCTCACTTCGGTGGCGATCGTGCTGCTGCTGCTGGCGGTGGATGGCCGGCGGGTGTGGGAGGAGGGCCGCAGCCTGATCGCCCCCTTCGCCGCCGCGGTGGTGGTGACCTGTCTGGCAGCCCTGCTCGGCGCCCTGCTGCTGGGCCCCGCGCTCGGGGCAGACACCCCGCCCCTGGCCGGTCTGTTCACGGCCACCTACACCGGCGGCAGCCTCAATTTCGTGTCAGTGGCGCGGGCCCTGGCGGTGCGGCCCGACCTGGTGACCCTGGCCACCGCCGCCGATCAGCTGGTCTTCACAGTGTGGTTTCTGCTCAGCCTGCTGCTGGGGCATCGACGCCAAAACAACCTCCACCTGGAGACGGAGGCCGGAGCGCTCGATCCCGGCGCGCGCTTCATTCCGCTGGTGTGGCGGCACTGGCGCCAGTGGGGTGGCCAGGCCCTGGCCTGCCTGGCGCTGGCCGTGCTCACCATGCTGGCCGCCACGGCGCTCACCGCCTGGCTGGAGCCCCTGCTGCCCCAGGTGCCGGGCCTCGGCATCGTGGTGCTCACCAGCCTGGCGCTGGTGGTGGCCCAGATTCCCGGCCTGCGCTGCAAGGCGCTGGCTTACCCCCTGGGCCTGCTGGCGATCCATCCCTTCTTTGCGGTGATCGGCCTGAGCGCGGCCGTGATGGCGCTGCTGGGGGAAGGGTTGAACGTGCTGATCTATGCCGCCCTGGTGGTGGCGGTGCAGGCGGTGGGGGTGCTGGCCCTGGCCCGCTGGCGCCGCTGGGGCCTGGTGGACACGCTCGTCTCCAGCCAGGCCGCCGTGGGCGGGCCCTCCACAGCTCTGGCCCTGGCCACCTCCTGCGGCCGCCAGGACCTGGCCGTGCCGGGGGTGGCCGTGGGGCTGATCGGTTACATGCTGGGCACCTACCTCGGGCTGCTGATGGCGGCGCTTGTGGCGGCGCCGATACCGACCTGA